In a genomic window of Telopea speciosissima isolate NSW1024214 ecotype Mountain lineage chromosome 5, Tspe_v1, whole genome shotgun sequence:
- the LOC122661515 gene encoding cyclin-D3-1, producing the protein MAQKQEQRQLESNPLFDALYCEEEHWEEDGAEEHLDKTESESSYISNNTNSPCLLPLLLLEQELFWEDEELASLFSKELQTHLCIDPALASARREVVEWMLRVFSHYAFCPLTAVLAVNYLDRFLSSFHFQKDKPWMAQLAAVACLSIAAKVEETQVPLLLDLQVEESKYVFEAKTIQRMELLVLSALQWKMNPVTPLSFLDHIIRRLGLKTHLHWEFLRHCERLLLSLLADSRFVHYLPSVLAAATMLHVIDQVEPDNPADYQNQLLSVLKISKDKVDDCYELIVELTTGHHGHGQKRKYESMPGSPSGVIDANFSSDSSNDSWAVASLVTSSPEPLLKRRRAQEQQMRVPSLNRVFVDVLGSPR; encoded by the exons ATGGCTCAAAAACAAGAACAACGACAGCTAGAATCCAACCCCTTATTCGATGCTCTGTACTGCGAAGAAGAACACTGGGAGGAAGATGGGGCAGAGGAACATCTAGACAAAACAGAGAGTGAGAGCAGCTACATCTCCAACAACACTAACAGCCCTTGTCTCCTCCCTCTTCTGTTATTGGAACAAGAACTCTTCTGGGAAGATGAAGAGCTtgcctctctcttctccaaagAACTGCAGACCCACCTTTGCATCGATCCTGCCCTGGCCTCCGCTCGTCGAGAGGTTGTGGAGTGGATGCTCAGGGTCTTTTCCCACTACGCCTTCTGCCCTCTCACCGCAGTTCTCGCCGTCAACTACCTCGATAGGTTCCTCTCCAGCTTCCATTTCCAGAAAGATAAGCCTTGGATGGCTCAGCTAGCCGCCGTCGCTTGTCTCTCCATCGCTGCCAAAGTGGAGGAGACCCAAGTCCCTCTTCTCTTGGACCTGCAA GTGGAAGAATCCAAGTATGTGTTCGAGGCCAAAACGATTCAGAGAATGGAGCTTTTGGTTCTCTCTGCGCTTCAGTGGAAGATGAATCCAGTGACCCCACTTTCTTTCCTCGACCATATCATAAGGAGGCTTGGATTGAAAACCCACCTCCACTGGGAGTTCCTCCGGCACTGCGAGCGTCTCCTCCTCTCCCTCCTCGCCG ATTCGAGGTTTGTTCATTATCTTCCTTCTGTATTGGCTGCTGCGACAATGCTGCACGTTATCGATCAGGTTGAACCCGATAATCCGGCCGATTACCAGAACCAGCTTTTGAGTGTACTCAAGATCAGCAAG GACAAAGTGGATGATTGCTATGAACTCATCGTGGAGTTGACAACAGGCCACCATGGGCACGGCCAGAAACGCAAGTATGAATCTATGCCGGGCAGCCCCAGCGGCGTCATTGATGCCAATTTTAGCTCCGACAGCTCGAACGATTCGTGGGCCGTGGCTTCATTGGTTACTTCTTCCCCAGAACCTCTGCTGAAGAGGAGAAGAGCTCAGGAACAGCAGATGCGTGTCCCTTCGCTCAACCGTGTGTTTGTGGATGTGCTCGGCAGCCCTCGTTAG
- the LOC122661516 gene encoding cyclase-like protein 2 isoform X1, whose amino-acid sequence MGNRMKAPLILLLCLEMMAFVVLSLASSSVPNNAYPSAFGDDSGSGSCAPREGVLVPPRREVYDEGRIFDISHKYREDMPTWGSSEGLGRFLWLPASMKNGSLANNSEMKMPTHTGTHVDAPGHVFDHYFDAGFDVDSLDLADLNGPALLVDVPRDKNITADVMKDLNIPRGVRRVLFRTLNTDRRLMWKKEFDTSYVGFMKDGAKWLVENTDIRLVGTDYLSVAAYDDLIPSHHVFLESREIILVEGLKLDDIKLGIYSVHCLPLRLLGAEGSPIRCILIK is encoded by the exons ATGGGAAACCGGATGAAAGCTCCCttgattcttcttctctgcttgGAGATGATGGCGTTCGTTGTCCTCTCCCTGGCCTCCTCTTCAGTCCCCAATAACGCCTACCCGTCGGCATTCGGTGACGATTCTGGTTCCGGTTCTTGTGCGCCGAGAGAGGGCGTTCTTGTACCTCCTCGGAGGGAAGTGTATGACGAGGGAAGGATCTTTGACATCAGCCATAAATACAGAGAGGACATGCCCACCTGGGGTTCCTCAGAGGGGCTGGGACGGTTCCTTTGGCTTCCTGCAAGCATGAAGAATGGATCCCTTGCCAACAACTCCGAGATGAAGATGCCAACCCACACCGGCACCCACGTCGATGCCCCAGGGCACGTCTTCGATCACTACTTCGATGCTGGTTTCGATGTTGACAGCCTCGACCTTGCCGACCTAAACG GTCCTGCACTGTTAGTTGATGTTCCAAGGGATAAAAACATTACTG CGGATGTTATGAAAGACCTAAATATTCCTAGAGGTGTACGTCGTGTTCTCTTCAGAACATTAAACACTGACAG GCGACTTATGTGGAAGAAGGAGTTTGACACAAGCTATGTTGGATTCATGAAAGATGGTGCCAAATGGCTAGTGGAGAACACTGACATCAGGCTTGTGG GAACTGACTACTTATCTGTTGCTGCCTATGATGATTTAATTCCTTCCCATCATGTCTTTCTAGAAAGCAGG GAAATCATTCTTGTCGAAGGCCTGAAGTTGGATGACATCAAGCTGGGAATATATTCTGTGCATTGCTTACCTTTAAGGTTACTTGGTGCTGAGGGATCACCGATAAGATGCATTCTCATCAAGTGA
- the LOC122661516 gene encoding cyclase-like protein 2 isoform X2 → MGNRMKAPLILLLCLEMMAFVVLSLASSSVPNNAYPSAFGDDSGSGSCAPREGVLVPPRREVYDEGRIFDISHKYREDMPTWGSSEGLGRFLWLPASMKNGSLANNSEMKMPTHTGTHVDAPGHVFDHYFDAGFDVDSLDLADLNGPALLVDVPRDKNITADVMKDLNIPRGVRRVLFRTLNTDRRLMWKKEFDTSYVGFMKDGAKWLVENTDIRLVGNHSCRRPEVG, encoded by the exons ATGGGAAACCGGATGAAAGCTCCCttgattcttcttctctgcttgGAGATGATGGCGTTCGTTGTCCTCTCCCTGGCCTCCTCTTCAGTCCCCAATAACGCCTACCCGTCGGCATTCGGTGACGATTCTGGTTCCGGTTCTTGTGCGCCGAGAGAGGGCGTTCTTGTACCTCCTCGGAGGGAAGTGTATGACGAGGGAAGGATCTTTGACATCAGCCATAAATACAGAGAGGACATGCCCACCTGGGGTTCCTCAGAGGGGCTGGGACGGTTCCTTTGGCTTCCTGCAAGCATGAAGAATGGATCCCTTGCCAACAACTCCGAGATGAAGATGCCAACCCACACCGGCACCCACGTCGATGCCCCAGGGCACGTCTTCGATCACTACTTCGATGCTGGTTTCGATGTTGACAGCCTCGACCTTGCCGACCTAAACG GTCCTGCACTGTTAGTTGATGTTCCAAGGGATAAAAACATTACTG CGGATGTTATGAAAGACCTAAATATTCCTAGAGGTGTACGTCGTGTTCTCTTCAGAACATTAAACACTGACAG GCGACTTATGTGGAAGAAGGAGTTTGACACAAGCTATGTTGGATTCATGAAAGATGGTGCCAAATGGCTAGTGGAGAACACTGACATCAGGCTTGTGG GAAATCATTCTTGTCGAAGGCCTGAAGTTGGATGA